From the genome of Silurus meridionalis isolate SWU-2019-XX chromosome 12, ASM1480568v1, whole genome shotgun sequence, one region includes:
- the proca1 gene encoding uncharacterized protein proca1 — MWSVLFLFLFYLDGNFAKAELSALDSEKESNVSYFLLNTTSCAGSSACPVGLSSQKASDAKSKTVGQATGDKMHPASDIHTLQRSKRGFTYPGTLWCGAGNIADNYDQLGEFAETDECCRTHDQCPHVIHAFSSKYGFTNFKWHSISHCDCDNAMKQCLRTVNDTSSRVVGQAFFNVIEVPCFEFSLEEQCVERHWYGLCKRYDKVPVAVIRESVAYDFGGIEVIDVLTRAPSKIKLSETDKGKKEEINSSESTTQSSASGSKNSAPEEPSLTNVVTTAEDFIKILATVSTSQSSSTDGGNTGDTQVSDKKKKKKNADKKKKDSKKRQGKGKGKRRKQITDIVSKANGSVTGAPSVNRAEDVIKKNNFVEDTGIFDSANKNDNLMNSQFGSVGDIEHSNKMMRDEHQRTPVERQVDTMIAPDAKQEAKMLEPQKQIKHMEFVQLFSTESSTITSKPTTAIPRQRVAKHPTPTLLSVKGTIHNMIADNTKVSTTKSTSLAGLTTHTNISLPGEEAPHNVESQHEKGSAFNATTQNTPIVGTKKLRLRQKGGRRKSRKLYSPSSPTDLKTEDPKVLPNDTTQELTVDLFPEPASQRLQTNEPKDITEKPTAGLSGENQLKTLKGIRIRKRARQPKPMSSILEDANKARHETIAILVTNSSTGSAFTDLAGLTKDAGRSTVQLLSSTLQTITPSMPPLKTRTSKRRRSKEMDDKNRRKNKGTKTLV; from the exons ATGTGGTCGGTTTTGTTCTTGTTCCTGTTTTACTTAGACGGAAACTTTGCCAAAGCCGAACTTTCCGCTTTAGACTCGGAAAAAGAGAGCAATGTTTCATATTTTCTGCTCAATACGACCTCATGTGCGGGCTCTTCGGCGTGTCCTGTAGGACTGAGTTCTCAGAAAGCCAGCGATGCGAAGTCAAAGACTGTAGGACAAGCGACTGGGGACAAAATGCACCCTGCAAGTGACATTCACACTTTGCAGAGATCCAAACGGGGCTTTACTTATCCTGGAACTTTGTGGTGTGGAGCAGGAAACATCGCCGATAACTACGATCAATTAG GGGAGTTTGCTGAGACAGACGAATGCTGCCGTACACATGACCAATGTCCCCATGTCATCCATGCCTTTTCTTCGAAATATGGCTTCACCAACTTCAAGTGGCATTCTATTTCACATTGTGACTGCGACAATGC AATGAAGCAGTGTCTAAGGACTGTTAATGACACTTCCTCACGGGTGGTTGGCCAGGCTTTTTTTAACGTGATTGAAGTTCCTTGTTTTGAATTTTCCCTTGAGGAGCAGTGTGTTGAGCGGCACTGGTATGGATT gtgtaAGAGGTATGACAAAGTGCCTGTTGCAGTAATTAGAGAGTCAGTCGCCTATGATTTTGGCGGCATTGAAGTTATCGATGTGCTGACCAGAGCACcttctaaaataaaattatctGAAACAGACAAAGGtaagaaagaagaaataaacagcTCAGAAAGCACCACACAGTCAAGTGCCTCAGGATCCAAAAACTCTGCCCCAGAAGAGCCTTCACTTACAAATGTTGTCACAACAGCGGAGGACTTTATTAAAATACTTGCTACAGTTTCTACTTCACAGAGCTCATCTACTGATGGTGGAAACACAGGTGACACACAAGTCTcagacaagaagaagaagaagaagaatgcagacaaaaagaaaaaagactcaAAAAAGAGACAAGGAAAGGGGAAGGGGAAAAGGAGGAAACAGATTACAGACATAGTATCAAAAGCTAATGGGAGTGTCACTGGGGCTCCATCTGTTAATAGAGCAGAGGATGTGATCAAGAAGAATAATTTTGTCGAAGACACTGGGATTTTTGACTCGGCTAACAAGAATGACAACCTAATGAACAGTCAATTCGGTTCTGTGGGAGACATTGAGCACTCCAAtaagatgatgagagatgagCATCAGAGGACACCTGTTGAAAGACAAGTGGACACCATGATTGCACCAGATGCAAAGCAAGAGGCCAAAATGCTAGAACCACAAAAGCAAATCAAACATATGGAATTTGTTCAACTGTTCTCAACAGAATCATCGACTATCACCAGCAAACCTACAACTGCTATACCAAGACAAAGAGTGGCAAAACATCCAACTCCAACTTTGCTCTCTGTAAAAGGCACAATACACAATATGATTGCAGATAACACCAAAGTAAGTACAACTAAAAGCACTAGCTTAGCTGGTCTgacaacacacactaacatcaGTCTACCAGGGGAGGAGGCACCACACAATGTTGAGTCCCAGCATGAAAAAGGATCTGCGTTTAATGCCACCACACAGAATACACCCATTGTTGGAACCAAAAAGCTGAGGTTGAGGCAAAAAGGGGGGAGGAGGAAAAGTCGGAAGCTGTATAGCCCTTCCTCCCCCACAGACTTAAAAACAGAAGATCCAAAAGTTCTCCCAAATGACACAACTCAGGAGCTGACTGTTGATCTATTCCCAGAACCGGCATCACAGAGGCTACAGACTAATGAACCAAAAGACATTACAGAAAAACCTACAGCAGGTTTGTCTGGTGAAAATCAACTTAAAACATTAAAGGGCATTAGGATCAGAAAGAGAGCTAGACAACCAAAACCCATGTCATCCATTCTGGAGGATGCCAATAAGGCTAGGCATGAAACCATAGCAATCCTTGTTACCAATTCCTCAACGGGTTCAGCTTTTACTGATCTGGCTGGTCTGACAAAGGATGCTGGGAGAAGCACTGTGCAGCTTTTATCTTCTACACTACAGACTATCACTCCATCTATGCCACCTCTCAAAACCCGAACATCCAAGAGAAGAAGATCAAAGGAGATGGATGacaaaaatagaagaaaaaacaaaggcaCAAAAACCTTGGTTTAA
- the LOC124394275 gene encoding uncharacterized protein LOC124394275 isoform X2, with the protein MANRKSVTRSSVPTKIMSLPRTKVVIKDNVAHDSMEEKREEDLTLTRPKSPSSHARPVSFATASGEEIVAMLHEFLDTQKQQEERYLLALEGLRDAMLEAVRPAKAVTDIDSPAMALQTPTKHRRKAYHPNQEASTSIGSKSQPMPQMKPKLPIFQQGEDIQKFLHRFEHFARTWKWPENEWSCRLVPLLTGQALDAYLAMEEDRAEVYDDLKEALLEKLNITTENYRQQFRATTTPIGESPTETYNRLRDLYQCWIQVWVKELEPKTGLAAAKLAQQYMELHGSQFSQPVSEITEEELLCVSMNDLAVPQKRDEGWYLSLMAPNTKGPEYAWLDPSRLYCNSQALSDCVKDLLKPFQNDIIDLVVGIDAMGFILGSAVAIVLGKGFLAFRKAGHLCVETQTQDYCDYTGKEKLMEVRVDVLKPGLRVLIVDQWIETGGTMKAAIKLVERQGASVVGVAAVAIENSKGGKWIKENYKYSHCIPKKLQPQIDNHYLESFKNFNS; encoded by the exons ATGGCTAATCGCAAGTCTGTGACAAGAAGCAGTGTACCCACCAAGATAATGTCCTTGCCCCGGACCAAAGTGGTCATCAAGGATAATGTTGCTCACGACTCTatggaggagaagagagaggaggatCTGACATTGACTCGACCTAAGTCTCCATCATCTCATGCTAGACCTGTCTCTTTTGCTACAGCCTCTGGAGAGGAGATTGTTGCTATGTTGCATGAGTTCCTGGACACACAAAAGCAGCAAGAAGAACGTTATCTGTTAGCACTAGAGGGTCTGCGAGATGCTATGCTGGAAGCTGTCCGCCCAGCTAAGGCAGTAACGGACATTGACAGTCCAGCAATGGCGCTTCAAACGCCAACTAAGCACAGAAGAAAGGCTTACCACCCAAACCAAGAGGCTTCCACCTCCATTGGGTCCAAGAGTCAGCCAATGCCACAAATGAAGCCAAAGTTGCCAATTTTTCAGCAGGGGGAAGACATTCAGAAATTCCTGCATCGATTTGAGCATTTTGCCAGAACCTGGAAGTGGCCAGAGAATGAGTGGAGCTGTAGACTTGTACCTCTGTTAACAGGGCAAGCACTGGATGCCTACCTGGCCATGGAGGAGGACAGGGCAGAGGTATACGATGACCTCAAGGAGGCTCTGTTGGAAAAGTTAAATATTACCACAGAGAACTACCGCCAGCAGTTCCGTGCAACCACTACCCCAATTGGAGAGTCCCCAACAGAAACATATAACCGGCTGAGGGATTTATACCAGTGTTGG ATCCAGGTATGGGTGAAGGAACTGGAGCCGAAAACTGGACTAGCTGCTGCCAAACTTGCCCAGCAGTACATGGAACTCCATGGAAGTCAGTTCTCTCAACCAG TTTCCGAGATTACAGAAGAAGAGCTGCTTTGTGTCAGTATGAATGACTTGGCTGTTCCTCAGAAGAGAGATGAAGGCTGGTATCTGTCCTTAATGGCACCTAACACAAAGGGCCCAGAGTATGCATGGCTTGATCCTTCTAGACTTTACTGCAACTCCCAG gcctTATCAGACTGTGTGAAAGATCTTCTCAAACCATTCCAAAATGACATAATTGACCTGGTGGTTGGAATAGACGCAATGGGCTTTATCCTCG GTTCAGCAGTGGCCATCGTTCTAGGAAAAGGCTTTCTGGCCTTCCGAAAAGCAGGACATCTGTGTGTAGAAACTCAAACACAGGATTATTGTGACTACACTGGCAAAGAAAAGCTAATGGAAGTTcgagttgatgtgttaaaaccAG GCCTACGTGTTCTTATAGTGGACCAATGGATTGAGACTGGAGGCACAATGAAAGCTGCCATCAAGCTGGTAGAAAGACAGGGAGCATCTGTTGTAG GTGTTGCTGCCGTGGCCATTGAGAACAGCAAGGGTGGAAAGTGGATAAAGGAAAACTACAAGTACTCGCATTGCATCCCTAAAAAACTTCAGCCTCAAATAGATAACCATTATCTGGAATCTTTCAAGAACTTCAACAGTTAA
- the LOC124394275 gene encoding uncharacterized protein LOC124394275 isoform X1, producing the protein MANRKSVTRSSVPTKIMSLPRTKVVIKDNVAHDSMEEKREEDLTLTRPKSPSSHARPVSFATASGEEIVAMLHEFLDTQKQQEERYLLALEGLRDAMLEAVRPAKAVTDIDSPAMALQTPTKHRRKAYHPNQEASTSIGSKSQPMPQMKPKLPIFQQGEDIQKFLHRFEHFARTWKWPENEWSCRLVPLLTGQALDAYLAMEEDRAEVYDDLKEALLEKLNITTENYRQQFRATTTPIGESPTETYNRLRDLYQCWVRPELHTKKEIGETLVLEQLLCVLPHKIQVWVKELEPKTGLAAAKLAQQYMELHGSQFSQPVSEITEEELLCVSMNDLAVPQKRDEGWYLSLMAPNTKGPEYAWLDPSRLYCNSQALSDCVKDLLKPFQNDIIDLVVGIDAMGFILGSAVAIVLGKGFLAFRKAGHLCVETQTQDYCDYTGKEKLMEVRVDVLKPGLRVLIVDQWIETGGTMKAAIKLVERQGASVVGVAAVAIENSKGGKWIKENYKYSHCIPKKLQPQIDNHYLESFKNFNS; encoded by the exons ATGGCTAATCGCAAGTCTGTGACAAGAAGCAGTGTACCCACCAAGATAATGTCCTTGCCCCGGACCAAAGTGGTCATCAAGGATAATGTTGCTCACGACTCTatggaggagaagagagaggaggatCTGACATTGACTCGACCTAAGTCTCCATCATCTCATGCTAGACCTGTCTCTTTTGCTACAGCCTCTGGAGAGGAGATTGTTGCTATGTTGCATGAGTTCCTGGACACACAAAAGCAGCAAGAAGAACGTTATCTGTTAGCACTAGAGGGTCTGCGAGATGCTATGCTGGAAGCTGTCCGCCCAGCTAAGGCAGTAACGGACATTGACAGTCCAGCAATGGCGCTTCAAACGCCAACTAAGCACAGAAGAAAGGCTTACCACCCAAACCAAGAGGCTTCCACCTCCATTGGGTCCAAGAGTCAGCCAATGCCACAAATGAAGCCAAAGTTGCCAATTTTTCAGCAGGGGGAAGACATTCAGAAATTCCTGCATCGATTTGAGCATTTTGCCAGAACCTGGAAGTGGCCAGAGAATGAGTGGAGCTGTAGACTTGTACCTCTGTTAACAGGGCAAGCACTGGATGCCTACCTGGCCATGGAGGAGGACAGGGCAGAGGTATACGATGACCTCAAGGAGGCTCTGTTGGAAAAGTTAAATATTACCACAGAGAACTACCGCCAGCAGTTCCGTGCAACCACTACCCCAATTGGAGAGTCCCCAACAGAAACATATAACCGGCTGAGGGATTTATACCAGTGTTGGGTGAGACCTGAGCTGCACACCAAGAAGGAAATCGGTGAGACTCTAGTCCTGGAGCAGTTACTATGTGTGCTTCCTCACAAGATCCAGGTATGGGTGAAGGAACTGGAGCCGAAAACTGGACTAGCTGCTGCCAAACTTGCCCAGCAGTACATGGAACTCCATGGAAGTCAGTTCTCTCAACCAG TTTCCGAGATTACAGAAGAAGAGCTGCTTTGTGTCAGTATGAATGACTTGGCTGTTCCTCAGAAGAGAGATGAAGGCTGGTATCTGTCCTTAATGGCACCTAACACAAAGGGCCCAGAGTATGCATGGCTTGATCCTTCTAGACTTTACTGCAACTCCCAG gcctTATCAGACTGTGTGAAAGATCTTCTCAAACCATTCCAAAATGACATAATTGACCTGGTGGTTGGAATAGACGCAATGGGCTTTATCCTCG GTTCAGCAGTGGCCATCGTTCTAGGAAAAGGCTTTCTGGCCTTCCGAAAAGCAGGACATCTGTGTGTAGAAACTCAAACACAGGATTATTGTGACTACACTGGCAAAGAAAAGCTAATGGAAGTTcgagttgatgtgttaaaaccAG GCCTACGTGTTCTTATAGTGGACCAATGGATTGAGACTGGAGGCACAATGAAAGCTGCCATCAAGCTGGTAGAAAGACAGGGAGCATCTGTTGTAG GTGTTGCTGCCGTGGCCATTGAGAACAGCAAGGGTGGAAAGTGGATAAAGGAAAACTACAAGTACTCGCATTGCATCCCTAAAAAACTTCAGCCTCAAATAGATAACCATTATCTGGAATCTTTCAAGAACTTCAACAGTTAA